The bacterium genome contains the following window.
CCCGACTGCGGGCTCTCCTTCACCCTGCCTCAGGCCATCGGACACGAGCGCGCGATGCGCTTCCTGCTCGAGCCGAAGATGCACGCTGCCGACGAGGCGCTCGCCCTCGGCCTGGTGGGCGAAGTGGTCCCCGCGGATGACTTCGATGAAGCGTTCCGCGTCTACTGCCACAAGATCGCAGAGGTCGCCCCACTCGCATCGCGGCAGACCAAGCGCCTGGTGACGCGGGCCGGCCTGATCGCAGACCTCAAGGGCCATCTGCGCGACGAGCTCGATCTCGCCCGACACGCTCTTTCCAGCGAGGACGGCCGAGAGGCGGTCAAGGCGATCTTCGAGAAACGCAAGCCCAAGTTCACCGGGCGCTAGAGGACGGCATCCCCATGGACTACGAGCAGATCCGCTATGAGGTCGAGGGCCTGGCCGACCGCTTCAGCCTGATCGATCCCGACCTGCTCGCCGCCAACAAGCGCATCACCAACCTGGCGCTCGAGCTGATGGGCGCCAAGACGCTACAGGGGCTGGCTGGCGAGAACGACGTGCGCGACTACGGACAGAACATCAAGGTGCACGGCCTCAAGGAGACGCTTTGCAAGCGCGACCAGCCGTTCGGCGAAGGCTTTGCCCGTGCGGACGAGCCCGAGGGGCGCAGCGACTCCGTCCGCGCGATGCGCGAGCAACGATGACTCCTCTCGAATCCGCCTGGACGGGATCGACCGCATGAGTGGAAAGCGGACCGAGGAGCGCGCCGCCGTCCGAATCGCCCGGAAGATCGTGGGGGAAATCCGGCGGAGGCGCCTGCGTCCGGGCACCCAGCTCGACGCCGAGCACCGAATGGTGGACGAGTTCGGCGTTTCCCGCGCCACCGTCCGAGAGGCGCTGCGCTTCCTCGAACTCCAGGGTGCCCTGCGGATCAAGGCCGGCGTGGGCGGCGGCCCCGTCGTGAGCGTGCCTGGTGCTGACCATCTCGCGAGCGTGCTCTCGCTCCACCTCCAGTTCGCCGACGCCTCCTTCAGCTCGGTCGTCGATGCACGCCGCTCGATCTATCCGGTGCTGGCGGGCCAGGCTGCGGAGAACGCGAGCCGCGAAGACGTCGCCACACTGCAGGAGGGCATTTCGCGGATGAACGCGGGCATTCGCGACCCGGACCACTTCCGAGAGGAGGCCCGCCGGTTCATGAGTCTCCTGGCCAGCGCGTCGGGCAACCCTGTCCTCGCACTCCTGGTGGACGCGCTCCACCGCATGTCGGGCGATGCGGGCGCCAGCTGGGACGAGAAGCAGCGGCGCTCGGCACTCCGCAGCTACGGGAGGGTCGTTCGCAAGATCGCGGACAGGGATGCGGACGAAGCCCGTTCGATCATGGACAAGTCGCTGGCCGCCGGAACGCGCCAATGGCAGCGGATGGCTCCCGACGAGCTGAAGGAACCGGTCGCCTGGATCGATTCGGATCGTTGAGCGCCCGAGGAGCTTCCGCAGGACCCATGCCAACACCTCGATTCATGCAGGCCCCCACCCGCTACGCGGACGTCGCGTTCGTCTCGAAGCACGCGGAGCGACAGGAATCCAATTTCATCAGCGGCATCACGCGTTTGCCGCTAAACCTCGCCTGAGGCCCAAGCACACTCGACCGAAGGAGACACGATGTCGTTCGCAGACCAGGTAGTGTTCGTTACGGGAGGCGGCAGTGGCATGGGGCGGCTCGCCGCGCAACGCATGGCCGATGCCGGGGCAAAGGTCGCCGCCGTCGATGTCAACGAGATGGGGCTGGCTGAAACCGGTGAGGGACGCGAGGGCATCCACACATGGCGCCTCGATGTCACCGACAACCAGGCGGTGCTCGCCACGGTGAAGGAGGTGGAGGAACGCCTCGGCCCGATCGACCGCGTCTACAACGCAGCCGCCATCATGCCGACCGGGCTCCTGATGGAGCAGGACACCGAAACCATCATCCGCATCATGGACGTCGACTACAACGGTCTGGTCCACGTCGCCAAGGCGATCCTGCCGG
Protein-coding sequences here:
- a CDS encoding FadR family transcriptional regulator, coding for MSGKRTEERAAVRIARKIVGEIRRRRLRPGTQLDAEHRMVDEFGVSRATVREALRFLELQGALRIKAGVGGGPVVSVPGADHLASVLSLHLQFADASFSSVVDARRSIYPVLAGQAAENASREDVATLQEGISRMNAGIRDPDHFREEARRFMSLLASASGNPVLALLVDALHRMSGDAGASWDEKQRRSALRSYGRVVRKIADRDADEARSIMDKSLAAGTRQWQRMAPDELKEPVAWIDSDR